One Mycolicibacterium goodii genomic region harbors:
- the gatA gene encoding Asp-tRNA(Asn)/Glu-tRNA(Gln) amidotransferase subunit GatA, which yields MSTELIRSDAATLGAKIAAKELSSTEVTQAHLDQIAATDDRFNAFLHVAADSALAEAARIDAAVAAGEQLPSPLAGVPLALKDVFTTTDMPTTCGSKILEGWRSPYDATVTVKLRAAGIPILGKTNMDEFAMGSSTENSAYGPTRNPWNTERVPGGSGGGSAAALAAYQAPLAIGSDTGGSIRQPAALTATVGVKPTYGTVSRYGLIACASSLDQGGPCARTVLDTALLHAVIAGHDARDSTSVDAAVPDVVAAAKAGASGDLRGVRVGVVKQLRGDGYQPGVLESFNAAVEQLTALGAEVTEVDCPHFDHAMAAYYLILPSEVSSNLARFDAMRFGLRVGDDGTHSAEEVMALTRAAGFGPEVKRRIMIGTYALSAGYYDAYYNQAQKVRTLIARDLDRAYESVDVLVSPATPTTAFPLGEKVDDPLAMYLFDLCTLPLNLAGHCGMSVPSGLSPDDGLPVGLQIMAPALADDRLYRVGAAYEAARGPLPSAL from the coding sequence ATGAGCACCGAACTGATCAGGAGCGACGCGGCAACCCTCGGCGCCAAGATCGCGGCCAAGGAGCTGTCGTCGACCGAGGTCACCCAGGCCCACCTGGACCAGATCGCCGCCACCGACGACCGGTTCAACGCGTTCCTGCACGTCGCCGCCGATTCCGCGCTGGCCGAGGCGGCCCGGATCGACGCCGCGGTCGCGGCCGGTGAGCAGCTCCCGTCCCCGCTGGCCGGCGTGCCGCTGGCGCTCAAGGACGTGTTCACCACGACTGACATGCCCACGACCTGCGGTTCGAAGATCCTCGAAGGCTGGCGCTCACCGTACGACGCGACCGTGACGGTCAAGCTGCGCGCCGCGGGCATCCCGATCCTCGGCAAGACCAACATGGACGAGTTCGCCATGGGCAGCTCGACCGAGAACTCGGCGTACGGTCCCACGCGCAACCCGTGGAACACCGAGCGTGTGCCTGGCGGCTCCGGCGGCGGCAGCGCCGCGGCCCTGGCGGCGTATCAGGCACCGCTGGCCATCGGGTCGGACACCGGCGGTTCCATCCGCCAGCCGGCCGCGCTGACCGCGACCGTCGGCGTCAAGCCCACCTACGGCACGGTGTCCCGGTACGGGCTGATCGCGTGTGCCTCCTCACTCGACCAGGGCGGCCCGTGCGCTCGCACGGTGCTGGACACCGCGCTGCTGCACGCGGTGATCGCCGGCCACGACGCGCGTGACTCGACGTCGGTGGACGCCGCGGTACCCGATGTGGTCGCCGCGGCGAAGGCCGGTGCCTCCGGTGACCTCAGAGGCGTGCGCGTCGGCGTGGTCAAGCAGCTGCGCGGTGACGGCTACCAGCCGGGAGTGCTGGAGTCGTTCAACGCCGCCGTCGAGCAGTTGACCGCGCTGGGCGCCGAGGTGACCGAGGTGGACTGCCCGCACTTCGACCACGCCATGGCGGCCTACTACCTGATCCTGCCGTCGGAGGTGTCGAGCAACCTCGCGCGTTTCGACGCGATGCGGTTCGGCCTGCGTGTCGGCGACGACGGCACTCACAGTGCCGAAGAGGTCATGGCACTCACGCGTGCCGCCGGTTTCGGCCCAGAAGTCAAGCGCCGCATCATGATCGGCACGTACGCGCTCTCGGCGGGCTACTACGACGCCTACTACAACCAGGCCCAGAAGGTTCGCACGTTGATCGCGCGGGACCTGGACCGCGCCTATGAGAGCGTCGACGTGCTGGTGTCGCCCGCCACGCCGACCACCGCGTTCCCGCTCGGGGAGAAAGTCGACGACCCGCTGGCCATGTACCTGTTCGACCTGTGCACATTGCCGCTGAACCTGGCCGGGCACTGCGGCATGTCGGTGCCGTCGGGCCTCTCGCCCGACGACGGTTTGCCGGTCGGCCTGCAGATCATGGCCCCTGCGCTCGCCGACGACCGGCTCTACCGCGTCGGCGCGGCTTACGAGGCAGCGCGCGGTCCGCTGCCATCCGCGCTCTGA
- the gatC gene encoding Asp-tRNA(Asn)/Glu-tRNA(Gln) amidotransferase subunit GatC — protein MSQISRDEVAHLARLARLALTEDELDGFAGQLDAILGYVSQIQSVDVTGVEPTDNPLKDVNVTRPDAVLPSLAQDEALAAAPKAAEGRFAVPRILGEPE, from the coding sequence GTGTCACAGATCTCCCGAGACGAGGTCGCCCACCTGGCTCGACTGGCCCGGCTGGCGCTGACCGAAGACGAGCTGGACGGTTTCGCCGGCCAATTGGACGCGATCCTCGGCTATGTCAGCCAGATCCAGTCCGTTGACGTCACCGGCGTGGAGCCCACCGACAACCCACTCAAGGACGTCAACGTGACCCGGCCCGACGCGGTGCTGCCGAGCCTGGCCCAGGACGAGGCGCTGGCGGCCGCACCGAAAGCGGCCGAGGGCCGGTTCGCGGTACCGAGGATTCTGGGGGAGCCCGAATGA
- a CDS encoding amino acid-binding protein translates to MPSYLLRVQLEDRPGSLGSLAVALGSVGADILSLDVVERGPGFAIDDLVVELPAGSMPDTLITAAENLSGVYVDSIRPHTGLLEAHRELELIDHIAAARTKGDKLQVLAAEAPRVLRVGWCTVVRSTGDSAERLAASNGAPETQATTAPWLPLQHAAALDETEDWVPQVWRDMDTTLAAAPLGDHDTAVMLGRPGGPGFRPSEVARLGYLAGIVATILR, encoded by the coding sequence GTGCCTTCGTATCTGCTGCGCGTCCAACTGGAGGACCGGCCCGGCAGCCTCGGCTCGCTGGCGGTCGCCCTCGGCTCGGTCGGCGCAGACATCCTGTCGCTCGACGTCGTCGAGCGTGGGCCCGGCTTCGCGATCGACGATCTGGTCGTCGAGCTGCCCGCCGGGTCCATGCCCGACACCCTGATCACGGCCGCGGAGAACCTGTCCGGTGTATACGTCGACAGCATCCGCCCGCATACCGGTCTGCTTGAGGCGCACCGTGAGCTCGAGCTGATCGATCACATCGCGGCGGCGCGCACCAAGGGCGACAAGTTGCAGGTTCTCGCCGCCGAGGCGCCGCGCGTGCTGCGCGTCGGGTGGTGCACGGTGGTGCGGTCCACCGGCGACAGCGCCGAACGCCTCGCTGCCAGCAATGGCGCGCCGGAGACGCAGGCCACGACCGCGCCGTGGTTGCCGCTGCAGCACGCCGCGGCGCTCGATGAGACAGAAGACTGGGTGCCGCAGGTGTGGCGCGACATGGACACGACCCTGGCGGCGGCGCCGCTCGGCGACCATGACACCGCGGTGATGCTCGGCAGGCCCGGCGGTCCCGGGTTCCGGCCGTCGGAGGTTGCCCGGCTGGGGTATCTCGCCGGGATCGTCGCGACGATACTTCGCTGA